TAAGTGGTATAAAAAAGGACTGCTATATTTGCCTGATGAGGATTTGGAAAGACATATGTATCATGATTCTATTAGATTCTTAAAAGAATATGGTTATGAACATTATGAAATATCAAATTTTGCAAAGCCAGGATACGAATGCAAACATAATCTGACTTATTGGAAAATCAAGCCATATCTAGGAATAGGTTTAAATAGCCACTCTAATTTAGCTGGCAAGCGGTTTTGGAATCATTCAAAATTCGCTGATTATAATAATCGATTAAAAAATAATCTTCTACCAATTGAAGGTGAAGAAATTATAGATAAGAATATGGAAATAGCCGAATTTTGTATTATGGGATTACGTCTAATAAATGGAATAAATAAATTAGAATATAAAAATAGATTTGGTGAAGATATTAAATATAGATACGATAAAATTATAAATAAACATGTTCATAATGGCTTAATAAAAGAAGATTATAATCATATTAGATTGACTAGTAAAGGATTGGATTTATCTAATATGGTAGAAGTAGATTTTATGCCATAAAAATTAAATAGGTATTGACAAAGGTAGCATCAAGTGGTAATTTAATAATAGAATGTTAGCACTCGACCATAGGGAGTGCTAATAGCATCCACAATCAAGAGGTGATAATTATGTTGGATGAAAGAAAGCTTAAAGTTCTTTATGCTATTATAAATAGTTATATAATAAGTGCTGAGCCTATAGGATCTAGAACCTTATCTAAACATTATGACCTTGGTGTAAGTTCTGCAACAATAAGAAATGAAATGTCTGACCTAGAGGAATTAGGTTTGTTAAACAAACCCCATTCTTCAGCAGGGAGAATTCCTTCGGATAAGGCATATAGACTGTATGTAGATAGTCTATTAAAGTTAAATAAATTTATACTTGATGAGAATAAAAAACAACAAATAAAAAACATCTTAATAAGTGAAACTCAAGAGTTAGAACACTTGTTGCAGACATCTGCCAAAGTTCTATCGGAGATTACAAATTATACAGCACTTGCAGTCTCACCTCATTTAAAGAATAGTAAAATTAAGCATATACAATTGATATCAATAGATAATAATCAGGTATTGCTAGTTATAGTTAATAATTCTGATATTGTGAAAAGTACTATTTTTGAATTGGATAAACCAATTCCTGTTAATCAACTTAATACAATTTCAAACTTTTTAAATAATAGATTAAAAGGATTATCCTTTATTCAGCTTAATAGTATTCTTGATTTGGGAATCTTAAATGAATTATATGAGTTCAAAGATATTCTTGAAAATCTTATACCTGTAATAAATAAGTCAATGGATGATACAGAATATATAGAATTATATTCTGAAGGTATAACAAGATTGTTGAATTACCCTGAATATAATAATGTGGATAAAGCTAAATCTATTCTTTCATTTATAGAAGATAAGGATTTGGTATTAGGAATGCTATTAGATGATACTTTATGTAATGATATTGATATAATTATTGGAACTGAAAATAATTATGCTCAATTAAAGGATAGTAGTATAGTTACAGCGACTTATAGTATTGGTGGCAAAACAATAGGTAAAATAGGGGTAATAGGCCCTACTAGAATGGACTATTATAAGCTAATTAATACTTTAAGGTTATTTTCAACGAATATATCAGAAATATTAGAAAAACTATCAGGAAAATAAATACGAGGTGATATAATGAATGCAAATAATGAAGACTTAAATGAAAAAAACTTAAAAAATAATATTGATGATGAAGAAAGCGAAAAAGTTGCTGAAGAAGAAAATTCTCCAGAGGATGGTATATTAAACGCTAAAGAAGAAGAAATCAGTGATTTGAAAAATAAGCTTGTAAGATTACAGGCTGATTTTGTTAATTATAAGAAAAGGACTGAAAAAGATAAGGAGAATTCCGTTATTTATGGAATTGAAAGTATAATAAAGGATTTACTTCCAATCATAGATAATTTTCAGAGATCAATAGATAGTGAAGTTGATAAAGAAAATAATTTCTATAAAGGAGTAAGTCTGATTGAACAACAATTAATAGAATTGTTAAGGAATAATTCTGTAGATGAAATTGATTGTTTAGGTAAGCCTTTTGATCCGAATTTTCATCATGCTGTTTTTATGGAAGAGTCAGATGAGTATGAATCAGGAATTATCATTGAAGTTCTGCAAAAGGGTTATCTTTTAAAAGACAAAGTTATAAGACCATCAATGGTTAAAGTATCAAAATAACATAGGGAGGAATTTATATATGGGAAAAATTATTGGAATAGACTTAGGTACTACAAACTCATGCGCTGCAGTTATGGAGGGTGGAGAACCTACGGTAATTGCTAATATAGAAGGCAATAGAACTACACCATCAGTTGTTGCTTTTACAAAGGATGGAGAGAGATTAGTTGGAGAAACAGCTAGAAGACAAGCGGTCACCAATCCAGAAAAAACTATTATTTCAATAAAGACACACATGGGAAGTGACTATAAAACAAAAATAGATGGAAAAGATTATACACCAGAAGAAATATCTGCAATGATATTACAAAAGATAAAATCTGATGTAGAAAGTTACTTAGGAGAAAAAGTAGAAGATGCAGTAATTACTGTACCAGCGTATTTTACAGATAGTCAAAGACAAGCAACTAAAGATGCAGGTAAGATTGCTGGATTAAATGTAAAGAGAATAATCAATGAGCCAACGGCTGCGGCATTGGCTTATGGCATGGATAAAGAGGAAGGTCAACATAAGATAATGGTATTTGACCTTGGAGGAGGTACATTTGACGTATCTATACTTGAAATAGGAGATGGAGTATTTGAAGTTTTATCAACAAGAGGTAATAATCGTCTTGGTGGAGATGACTTTGATGAAGCATTAATTAAATATATAAATGAACAATTTAAGAAAGAAAATGGTGTTGACTTAACTCAAGATAAGATGTCCTTACAAAGATTAAAAGAAGCAGCTGAAAAAGCTAAGAAGGAATTATCATCCACTATGACAACTAATATAAATCTACCGTTTATTACTGCAACGGCGTCAGGTCCATTACACCTAAATATGGATTTAACAAGAGCTAAGTTTGAAGAATTAACATCTCATTTGGTTGAACAAACATTAGAGCCTGTGAAAGCGGCAATAAAGGACTCTGGTTTATCCACTTCTGAAATAGAAAAAGTTTTACTTGTTGGTGGTTCAACTAGAATACCTGCGGTTCAAGAAGCGGTTAAGAAGTTAATTGGAAAAGATCCACAAAAAGATATAAATCCTGATGAATGTGTAGCTATAGGGGCGGCAGTACAAGGTGGAGTTTTAAGTGGAGAAGTTAAGGATATATTACTATTGGATGTAACACCTCTTTCCTTAGGTATTGAGACATTAGGTGGAGTTACAACAAGATTAATTGAAAGAAATACTACTATACCTACTAAGAAATCACAAGTTTTCTCAACTGCATCAGACAGTCAGACTTCAGTAGATATACATGTTCTTCAAGGTGAAAGACAGATGGCTAATGACAATGTAACATTAGGAAGATTCCAACTTACTGGTATACCACCAGCTCCAAGAGGAGTACCACAAATTGAAGTAACATTTGATATAGATGCTAATGGTATTGTTAATGTTAGTGCAAAAGATTTAGGAACAGGGAAAGAACAAAAGATAACAATTACAGCATCAACAAAGATGTCAGATGATGAAATCCAAAGCAAAGTAAAAGAAGCCGAAAGATTTGCAGAAGAGGATAAAAAGAAAAAAGATTCTATAGAAGTTAGAAACAATGGAGATTCAATGGTTTATCAAACTGAAAAAGCTCTTAAGGAATTAGAGGGCAAGATTTCTCCAGATGAAAAATCAGATGTAACTTCTAAATTAGAGGCTTTAAAGAAATCCTTAGAAGGTGATGATATAGATGATATCAAGAACAAGACTGAAGAGTTGACTCAAAGTTTCTATTCTATATCACAAAAGATGTATGAACAAGGACAAAATCAAGGAGAAGGCGCAGCATCTAATGATGATGTAGTAGATGCTGATTATGAAGTTGTAGACGAAGATGAGTAAATTATAGGAAAAGTTCTATATTAATAATTGAAAAAATAGAACTTTCCTATTGGTAATAAAAAGACATAAGCTAAATCATTGGATTTAGCTTATGTTATGCATAAAACAAAAAAGGCTGGTGAAGATTTTTGAGGGATTATTATGAAATTCTTGGAGTTGGAAGAGATGCTACCAGCGATGAGATAAAAAGTGCCTATAGAAAGCTTGCAAAAAAATATCATCCAGATTTAAATCCTAATAATGCTGAAGCAGAGCAAAAATTTAAAGAAGCGAATACAGCATATGAAGTATTAAGTGATGAAGATAAAAGAGCGAGATATGATAGATACGGAGAGGCAGGGGTAAATGGACAATCTGGGGCTTCAGGCTTTGGGGGATTTGGGGATATATTTGATGATATATTTGATATCTTTGGAAGTGGATTTGGTGGCGGATATACACAGAGTAGAAAAAATGGACCAGCCAGAGGTGCAGATCTTAGATATGATTTAACGTTGGAATTTGAAGAAGCTGTATTTGGAGTTGAAAAGGAAATCCAATTAAGAAGGACTGAAAATTGTTCTACATGTAGTGGATCAGGTGCAAAACCAGGGACAGATAAAGAAACTTGTTCAAAGTGTCATGGTAGCGGACAGGTAAGATATGCACAACAATCTCCTTTCGGTCAATTTGTAAGAGTAGGAACATGTGATGAATGTAATGGTACAGGTGAGATTATAAAAGAAAAATGTCCTACATGTCATGGCTCTGGAAGAGAAGTAAAAAACAAGAAGATAAAGGTAAAGGTGCCTGCAGGCGTTGATAATGATTCGATAATATCTATCAGGGGCGAAGGTGAAGGCGGTACTAGAGGTGGAAGTCCTGGAGATTTGTATGTCTATATATCAGTTAAGGAAGACGAAATATTTAAAAGAAAAGGAAATAATGTCTATATTAATATACCAATATCATTTACCGAAGCAGCTCTAGGTGCTGAGATAGTAGTGCCAACTTTAGAGGGAAAAGAAAATTTTACAATCCCAGAAGGCACTCAAACTGGAACGCGATTCAAATTGAAAAGTAAAGGTGTTCCAAATGTAAGGGGAGTAGGAAGAGGGGATCTATATTTCACAGTAGATATAAAAGTCCCTACAAAACTAACAGATAAACAAAGAGAATTATTAAAAGAATTAAGTAAAGAACAGGGAGAAGAATTAAAAGACCAAAAGAAGGGTTTTTTTGAAAAAGTAAAGGATGTTTTTAATTAAACAATCGCTCATTGAGTGGTTGTTTAATTTTTACTAAATTAGATTCCATTATGTCCTAGAATACCTAGTAATTTTAGAAAATTTACGATATAATGAGGTGAAAGATATCCTTTGCTGTATAGCACCTCATTGCAGCTACGTGAAGAAATTGCTATGCAATTTCTCTATGCTAAAAAAAGATTAAAAAGGATGTGTAATTAATGAAGTGGTTAGAACTACAAATAAAAACTACTCCTGAATTTGAAGAGATTATATCTGAGGTATTATATGAAAATGGTGCAACAGGTCTTGCCATTGAAGATCCAAATGATATATTAGAGTTATCTAGGAATGAAAAGGATTGGGATTTTATTGAACCGAATCTAATAGATTTAGGATTTGATGGTATACTTATAAAAGCATATTATGAAATTGATAATGGAATAAACGTTACAATAGATAACATCAAAGATGAGATAGAAAGAAAACCAATAAAAGAAGGAAAAGAGCCATATGGGAAAATAGATACATTTGAAGTTGATGATAAAAACTGGGCAAATAATTGGAAAAAGTATTTTAAAACCATTATTATCAATAATCACATAATAATTAAACCTTCATGGGAAAGTTATGATAAAAAAGATGATGATATAGTCATTGAGCTAGACCCTGGAATGGCATTTGGCACTGGCTCTCATGAAACTACTTTGATGTGTGCTGAGGCATTAGATCAATTTGTTAATGAAAATTCAATTGTATATGATGTTGGTTGTGGTAGTGGTATTCTAAGTATAGTTGCTGCTAAACTTGGGGCAAAACAAGTAACGGCTATAGATTTAGACGAGATGTGCGTAAAGATATCGATAGAAAATGCTGAGAATAATGATGTGAATGACATTGTAGAGGTTAAGCAAGGGAATTTACTAGATGTCATAGAGGGAAAAGCTAATATAATAGTTGCCAATATAATAGCAGAAATTTTAGTTGATATGATAAATAGTATTGATAAATATTTAGAACTAAATGGAACGTTTATTGGTTCTGGTATTATCGTAGAAAAGATTGATATAGTAAAAGATGCATTGATTGAACACGGATTTAGCATTATTGATATAAAGGAAAACAATGGTTGGGCATGTATTGTTGCAACTAAATAGGATGGGAAACTATGCATAGATTTTTTATAGATGACAATCAAATCTTAGATGATAAAATATATATAAAGGGTAATGATGTAAAACATATTAAGGATGTACTTAGACTTACAGCTAATGACATCATAGAAGTATCCTGTAATGGAACTACTTATACATGTGAACTTGAAGAAATATCTAAGGATAGAGTAATAGCAAAGATAAACCATTCTGTAGTTGGAGAGAATGAGTCATCAGTTGAAATTGCACTATACCAAGGATTATCTAAGGGTAACAAAATGGAGATTATTTTTCAAAAAGGAACGGAAATAGGAGTTAAGCATTTTTATCCTGTAGCTACACATAGGTCTGTAGTAAAAATAAAAGATATAAAAAAAGAACAGAGTAAAGTAGAACGCTGGAATTTAATAGTAGAAGAAGCTGCTAAACAATCTAAAAGAGATAAAGTTCCAATAGTTAATGGGATAATTAGCTTCGATGACATGATAGAGCTATTAAAAGATGAAATAAATATCATAGTACCCTATGAAGATGAGAAGAACATCACTATTAGGGAAGGATTAGATAACATAAAAGAAGGTAAAATTAACATTATTATAGGACCTGAAGGTGGATTTGAACCAATAGAGATTCAAAAATTGAAGGAAATAAATAGTAAGGTTGTAACATTAGGTCCAAGAATTTTAAGGACAGAAACAGCTGGTCTAGTTACAGCTACTATAATACTTTATGAAGTGGGAAATATAGGAGTGATTTAATTAATGAAAACCGTAGCGTTTCATACACTAGGTTGCAAGGTAAATCAATATGAAACTGAAGCTATGGAGGAACTATTTGAGAAAAGTGGATATACAATAGTAAAAGAAGATGATTTAGCAGATATCTATGTAATAAATACATGTACTGTTACAAATTTATCAGACAGAAAATCAAGACAATTTATACGAAAGTCAAAGAAGATTAACAAAGATTCTATTATTGCTGTTGTAGGTTGCTATTCTCAAGTTTCACCTGGTGAGGTTGCTGAAATTGAAGGTGTTGATGTAATTATCGGTACTAGTGAAAGAAATAAAGTAGTTGATTTATGTGAAAAAGCAAAGGAAAATAACGAAAAGATTAATATCGTAAGTGATATTAAATATAATAAAGAATTTGAAGAGATTAATATAGATGATATAAAATCCAAAGCTAGAGCATATATAAAAATTCAAGATGGGTGTAATCAATTTTGTAGCTATTGTATAATACCTTATGCAAGAGGGCCAATAAGAAGTCGAGAATATGAAGATATAGTTTTAGAAGCAGAAAAGTTAGCGCAAGCTGGATTTAAAGAAGTTGTTTTAGCTGGAATTCATGTTGCTTCTTATGGAAAAGACTTAAAGAAAATTGATTTAATTGATGTAATCAAGGGAATCGGTAGTATAGATGGAATAGAAAGAATTAGATTAAGCTCTCTAGAGCCTACATTAATTGATGAAGAATTTATGAAATCACTTATTGAAGTAGGGAAAGTTTGTGATCATTTTCATCTATCACTTCAAAGTGGAAGTGATTCAGTACTAGAAAGAATGAATAGAAAGTATACTAGTGAAATATTTAAAGAAAAAGTTGATATAATACGAAAATATATGCCCGAAGCAGGAATAACAACTGACATAATAGTTGGATTCCCAGGAGAAACAGAATCTGAATTTGAAGAGACATGCGATTTTGTAAGAAAAATAAATTTTTCTCGAATACATGTATTTAAATATAGTCCTAGAAAAGGTACACCAGCAGCTGATTTCAAAAATCAAATAGATGGAAATATTAAAAATGAAAGAAGCGAAATTCTAATTAAAATTGGTGATAAATTATTAAATAATTTTATGAATAGGTTTATTGGAAAAAGATTAGAGGTTTTATTTGAAGAACATAGCAATGAAGATTTGGAATGCTATGAAGGGTATACAACTAATTATATTAGAGCTAGAGTAAATTCACAAAATTCTTTAATAGGAGAAGTAAAATCTATAAAGATAACAGACTCATATAATGATATTTTAATTGGTGAAATTTAAAGTTTACCTGAATAGCTACCAAGGGGGTGATACATATGGATTGTATTTTCTGTAAGATCATTAATAAAGAAATTCCAAGTGAGTTTATATATGAAGACGATAAAGTAGTGGTTTTTAAAGACTTAAACCCTCAGGCCCCTGTACATTTGTTAATAGTTCCAAAGGAGCATATAGAGTCTAATGAATATATAAATGAAAGCAATTCGGATATAGTAGGACATGTATTCGCAGTTGCTAATAAGGTCGCTAAAGAAAGTGGTCTGGAAAATGGTTATAGAATCGTTAATAATTGTAAAGAGGACGGTGGACAGTCTGTAAACCATATACATTTTCATCTAATTGGAGGAAGGCAAATGTTATGGCCACCGGGCTAAAAAGATGTTGAAAAAGTTAGACTTATAATGTATAATTAACTAGTATGTAAACCTTAACCATGGTAGTATTGAAGCACTCTTGTAGTAGAGAGGGGAGGGAAGATTGATGTCAGAAATTAGAGTAGGAGAAAACGAATCTCTTGACAATGCGTTAAAAAGATTTAAAAGACAATGTGCGCGTGCTGGTGTAATGGGAGAAGTTAGAAAAAGAGAACATTATGAAAAGCCAAGTGTAAAACGTAAAAAGAAATCTGAAGAAGCAAGAAGAAAGAAACATTCTAAGTTTTAATTAAATAAGAAGGTGAATTTATGTCCCTTAAAGATAAACTTATGGAAGATTTAAAATCATCCATGAAAAACAAAGATACTATTAGAAAAAATACTATCACAATGGTTAGATCATCAATAAAACAAATTGAAGTTGATAAAAGATTAGAATTAACTGATGAAGAAGTATTAGATATTATTTCTAAGCAAGTTAAAGAAAAAAGAAGTGCAATTGAAGAATTTAAGAAGGGTTCAAGGGATGATTTAGTTAATCAGACTGAGAATGAAATCGAAATTCTTTTAGAATATTTGCCTAAACAACTTTCCGAAGAAGAAGTAGAGGAAATTGTTAAGGAAACAATTAATGAAATAAATGCTACCTCAATGAAGGATATAGGAATGATTATGAAAGCTGTAATGCCAAAGATTAAAGGCAGATCAGATGGTAATATTGTTAATAAGGTAGTTAAGAAAATATTGAATTAACCTGAGTTTGACTCAGGTTTTTTTGCTATATATTTGAATTAAAATGGGTATAAGTCATAATACATAGTATAATATAATATAGGGGGTGATAAATTGAAGGTTAGAAGATTGTTTATTATGTTTATCCTTATCATCTTCATAAGTAATATATCTTATGCTCAAGATGATGGTAAGGTCTATGTTGTACCGATAAAGGGAGAAATAAACAGAGCAACTAGTAATTTTATAAGTGATGTATTAAGTGATATAAATCAGGAAGATGCAGATGCGATAATTTTTGAAATAGACACATATGGTGGTTTAATTGAGGAAGCTCAGAAGATTAAAGATGCTATAATAGCAACTAATATTCCCACTATATCCTTTGTAAATAATAATGCTCAGTCTGCAGGGGTATTAATTACTATTGCTAGTGAAAATATTGTCATGGCAAATAACTCATCCATAGGTTCAGCGGAAACAATTCCTAATAATGAGAAAGTTATGTCAATGTGGAGAGCTGTACTGAGAGACACTGCCAGATATAGAGATAGGGAATCTATGATTATAGAAGCAATGGCTGATAAGGATATATTCATCGAAGGTATCAGTGAAAAGGGTAAGTTAATCAATTTAACAGGACATGAAGCTGTAGAACTAGGAGTAGCAGATTATACATCTAACGATTATAATGATATTCTCGAACATTTTAATATTGAGACTTCTGAGATTGTAGAAGTTAATGAAGGATTGCAGGTTAAACTTGCTAAATATATATCAAACACATATATAAGTTCTTTATTACTAGCTCTTGGATTCATAGGCCTTGTTATTGAAATTTTCACACCAGGGTTTGGAATTGGGGGTACAGTTAGTATTATAGGTTTTGGACTCTACTTTGGTGGGAATATATTAGCTGGTAATTCTAATTGGACTTCGTTAGCGTTATTTGTAATAGGGTTAATATTATTAGTTATAGAAGGTACAGTTCCAGGATTTGGCTTGCCTGGAATCGGAGGCATAGTTTTTATACTAATAGGAACAATCATTGCAATGGATAATTTGAGGTCGGCTTTAATATCCTTAAGCATTGCAATTATATTGACAACACTAGTAAGTATTTATATCATTAAATTAGGCTATAGAAGTAAAATATTTGATAATATAATTCTTAATAATCGTTTAAATAAAGAAAAGGGTTATATAAGTCTAGATAGTATGGACTTTTTATTAGAAAAAGAAGGGACTACAATATCAGATCTTCGACCAGCTGGTTTTATAGAGATAGATGGAAAGAAATATGATGCATTATCAGCGGGGGACTATATTGAAAAGAACACTGATATAAAAGTCACGAAGGTTGAAGGAGCAAAAATATTTGTTAGGAGGGGTTAAATATGGAATTGTTTATTACAGGTGGAATAGCAATATTAATAATTATACTATTAATACTATTCTTCACATTTATTCCTGTAGGATTATGGATAACTGCATTTTTCTCAGGAGTTAGGGTTGGGATATTAACATTAGTAGGAATGAGACTAAGAAGGGTAATACCTAGTAGAATAGTTAATCCTATGATTAAAGCCACAAAAGCAGGGTTGGATATCAATATTGATGAACTTGAGGCTCACTATTTAGCAGGTGGAAATGTAAATACTCTAGTAGATGCGCTAATTGCAGCTCAAAGAGCTAATATCCCACTTATATTTGAAAGAGCAGCAGCAATAGATTTAGCTGGAAGAAACGTATTGGAAGCTGTACAAGTAAGTGTAAATCCTAAGGTAATTGAAACACCTAAAATTTCAGCAGTAGCAAAGGACGGTATAGAAGTAATAGCAAAAGCTAGAGTTACAGTTAGGGCTAATATTGAGAGATTAGTAGGTGGAGCTGGAGAAGAAACAATCATTGCTAGAGTTGGAGAAGGAATCGTTACTACAGTAGGTAGTAGTGAATCTCATTCGGATGTACTAGAAAATCCTGATAGTATTTCAAGAACAGTTCTTAATAAAGGATTAGACTCCGGCACTGCTTTTGAAATTTTGTCAATTGATATAGCAGATGTTGATGTTGGTAGAAATATTGGAGCTAAGTTACAAATGGAACAGGCAGATGCTGATAAGAAGATTGCCCAAGCAAAAGCTGAGGAAAGAAGAGCAATGGCTGTAGCTAAGGAACAGGAAATGGTAGCTGATGTTCAAGCTATGCGTGCTAAGGTAGTAGAAGCAGAATCTCAGGTTCCATTAGCTTTAGCGGCTGCATTAAAAGAAGGTAAAATGGGTGTTATGGATTACTATAATATGAGAAATATTTTAGCTGACACTGATATGCGAACTTCCATATCAAAGATGACTGATGACAATAAACCGCAATAGGAAGTGATTAAATGGATAGTCCACTAATACTTCTAGTGATTTGGGTTTTAATAAATATCTTTATTAAAAGTGCTAATGATAAAAAAAAGATTGAAGAAGCTAGAAGGAAAAGAGCTCAAAAATTAGGGAAACAAACACCTTTGAACAACCAAACACTAAATAAAAATATAGAAACAGCGGCTAAAAATAAAAAAAGCATCATAGATGTATTTAAAGAAGAAATAGAAAAGGAAATCCAAGCACAGAAACAAACACAAAAAAAAGTTGAAAAACCAGTCATACAGTCAGAAACGAAAGAATTAACAATTACAGAAATAACTGAAGTTGAAGATGTTATCTATGAAGATACTCAAATAGACACACCGGTCATAAAGGAGAAAAGCAAAGAATTAGATAAAAATGACTATAACCCGACCCAAGCCGTAGATTTAAAAAAGGATATTTTAAAAGGTATAATTTATGCTGAAATATTGTCAGAACCTAAAAGCATAAAAAATATGAAGAGAAGCATGTAATGTGCTTCTCTTTCTTTTGTAATAGAACAATATTCTACTTCATAAGATAGATTGGAGGGATAAATGATGAAAAAAAATATTGAAAATATTAAGACCAATCTATCAGAGGCACTGGAATTACCAATTGATATAGCTTTAGACTTACCAAGAATCACAATTATAGGTAATGTTGAAGTAAGGATATTTAATCATAAAGGAATTATCGAATACGATAGTCAAATGATTAGGATTAATTCAAGAATAGGGATTATCAAGGTAATAGGAAATGAACTGGAAATAAAGAATATTCTTTCAGAAGAAATATTGGTAGTTGGAAATATTGAAAAAGTAGAAATATTGAGCTAGGGGTGATTAGATGCTAGCTATAAAAATATGGAATTATTTAAAGGGTTATGTTATTATTAGAATTGAAGGGTTATCCTTGGAAAGGCTGCTAAATCTAGCCTTAACCAATAATATTTACCTATGGGATGTAAAAAGACTAAACTATTATCAGGTAGAAGTGTCTGTAAGTCCAAAAGGGCTTGATAGTCTATTAGAATTAATTAGAAAAGTAGGATGCAAAGAAGAAATATTACAAGAGAGAGGGTTACCTTTTTTACTTGAAAGAGTGAAGCGCAGAAAAACTTTTGTAGTAGGTTTTATATTATTTATCGTATCCATCTTTTTGCTATCATCATTTATATGGAAAATTGAGATTAATGGACTTGAGCAAACACCAAATGAAAAAATAATTGAATACTTAAATGAAAATGGAATTAGTTCTGGTAAACCCAAGATGACTATCTCCGAAGCAGATATAGAATTGATGCTGATTAATAAGTTTGATTATTTTTCCTTTATAGAAGTACAAAAAAAGGGAATAAAATTAGTCATAGATATTAAGGAGGAACCATTACCCCCTGAAATAATTGATAGAGATTATCCAACAAACATAATAGCTAAGAAAAAAGGTGTAATAACAAAGGTTGTGGCTAGAAACGGAGAAGCTTTAGCTAAGGTTGGAGAAATTG
The DNA window shown above is from Tissierella sp. Yu-01 and carries:
- the mtaB gene encoding tRNA (N(6)-L-threonylcarbamoyladenosine(37)-C(2))-methylthiotransferase MtaB, translating into MKTVAFHTLGCKVNQYETEAMEELFEKSGYTIVKEDDLADIYVINTCTVTNLSDRKSRQFIRKSKKINKDSIIAVVGCYSQVSPGEVAEIEGVDVIIGTSERNKVVDLCEKAKENNEKINIVSDIKYNKEFEEINIDDIKSKARAYIKIQDGCNQFCSYCIIPYARGPIRSREYEDIVLEAEKLAQAGFKEVVLAGIHVASYGKDLKKIDLIDVIKGIGSIDGIERIRLSSLEPTLIDEEFMKSLIEVGKVCDHFHLSLQSGSDSVLERMNRKYTSEIFKEKVDIIRKYMPEAGITTDIIVGFPGETESEFEETCDFVRKINFSRIHVFKYSPRKGTPAADFKNQIDGNIKNERSEILIKIGDKLLNNFMNRFIGKRLEVLFEEHSNEDLECYEGYTTNYIRARVNSQNSLIGEVKSIKITDSYNDILIGEI
- a CDS encoding histidine triad nucleotide-binding protein; its protein translation is MDCIFCKIINKEIPSEFIYEDDKVVVFKDLNPQAPVHLLIVPKEHIESNEYINESNSDIVGHVFAVANKVAKESGLENGYRIVNNCKEDGGQSVNHIHFHLIGGRQMLWPPG
- the rpsU gene encoding 30S ribosomal protein S21, with the protein product MSEIRVGENESLDNALKRFKRQCARAGVMGEVRKREHYEKPSVKRKKKSEEARRKKHSKF
- a CDS encoding GatB/YqeY domain-containing protein, which gives rise to MSLKDKLMEDLKSSMKNKDTIRKNTITMVRSSIKQIEVDKRLELTDEEVLDIISKQVKEKRSAIEEFKKGSRDDLVNQTENEIEILLEYLPKQLSEEEVEEIVKETINEINATSMKDIGMIMKAVMPKIKGRSDGNIVNKVVKKILN
- a CDS encoding nodulation protein NfeD, yielding MKVRRLFIMFILIIFISNISYAQDDGKVYVVPIKGEINRATSNFISDVLSDINQEDADAIIFEIDTYGGLIEEAQKIKDAIIATNIPTISFVNNNAQSAGVLITIASENIVMANNSSIGSAETIPNNEKVMSMWRAVLRDTARYRDRESMIIEAMADKDIFIEGISEKGKLINLTGHEAVELGVADYTSNDYNDILEHFNIETSEIVEVNEGLQVKLAKYISNTYISSLLLALGFIGLVIEIFTPGFGIGGTVSIIGFGLYFGGNILAGNSNWTSLALFVIGLILLVIEGTVPGFGLPGIGGIVFILIGTIIAMDNLRSALISLSIAIILTTLVSIYIIKLGYRSKIFDNIILNNRLNKEKGYISLDSMDFLLEKEGTTISDLRPAGFIEIDGKKYDALSAGDYIEKNTDIKVTKVEGAKIFVRRG
- the floA gene encoding flotillin-like protein FloA (flotillin-like protein involved in membrane lipid rafts); amino-acid sequence: MELFITGGIAILIIILLILFFTFIPVGLWITAFFSGVRVGILTLVGMRLRRVIPSRIVNPMIKATKAGLDINIDELEAHYLAGGNVNTLVDALIAAQRANIPLIFERAAAIDLAGRNVLEAVQVSVNPKVIETPKISAVAKDGIEVIAKARVTVRANIERLVGGAGEETIIARVGEGIVTTVGSSESHSDVLENPDSISRTVLNKGLDSGTAFEILSIDIADVDVGRNIGAKLQMEQADADKKIAQAKAEERRAMAVAKEQEMVADVQAMRAKVVEAESQVPLALAAALKEGKMGVMDYYNMRNILADTDMRTSISKMTDDNKPQ
- the yqfC gene encoding sporulation protein YqfC, which codes for MMKKNIENIKTNLSEALELPIDIALDLPRITIIGNVEVRIFNHKGIIEYDSQMIRINSRIGIIKVIGNELEIKNILSEEILVVGNIEKVEILS
- the yqfD gene encoding sporulation protein YqfD; amino-acid sequence: MLAIKIWNYLKGYVIIRIEGLSLERLLNLALTNNIYLWDVKRLNYYQVEVSVSPKGLDSLLELIRKVGCKEEILQERGLPFLLERVKRRKTFVVGFILFIVSIFLLSSFIWKIEINGLEQTPNEKIIEYLNENGISSGKPKMTISEADIELMLINKFDYFSFIEVQKKGIKLVIDIKEEPLPPEIIDRDYPTNIIAKKKGVITKVVARNGEALAKVGEIVKEGQVLISGAMLTNEQEVYLVHADGEVLARTRYEAVVTEPIVKKVEKETGKVFKQKGVKFNKRGIKFIKDIPFDNYKEYIEEDKLIDWDIIDIPVRIITYEYREIEIEEVKQDIEFLKQANQIKAIEEINGEIAEGAEIVTKDVKHSIEENSVNTTVILETIEEIGKKVIIDN